One region of Deinococcus seoulensis genomic DNA includes:
- a CDS encoding solute symporter family protein: protein MTFLLAAIIVAITLGVTFWASGRNTSAGDFYVAGGRISATQNGIAIAGDYMSAASFLGITGLIALNGYDGFMYSVGWFIAYLTVLFIVAEPLRNLGKYTLADMLVYRLKDPRVRTYAAVSTIVISTFYMIAQVVGAGSLISLLSKGAISADVAIPLVGVLMIIYVVVGGMLATTWVQIIKAMLLMFATIVMTVLILNRFGWSFSNLLGQVEAKNGAEFLGAGVKYKNPIDLISLCLALVLGTAGLPHILVRFFTVPTAQDARKSVVWAMVLIGAFYVMTAFMGNAANVLLGKDAIEAANKAGNMAAPLLAQALFGGAGTVGGEFGLAFVTAVAFATILAVVAGLTISASTSFTHDIYNGVLKGGQASEKDQFRVARLATVGVGIAAIILGLLAKTQNVAFLVALAFALAASANLPVILFTLFWRKFNATGAMWGIVGGILFTVLLIAISPNIMKIDPDTLTTGRHLIQANAIFPLENPGLISIPMGFLFAYIGTMIGAGRRNAAQDERDFEDMQFRAYTGAGTDGTVAAHD, encoded by the coding sequence ATGACCTTCCTGCTCGCCGCGATCATCGTCGCCATCACGCTGGGCGTCACCTTCTGGGCCAGCGGGCGCAACACCAGCGCCGGGGACTTCTACGTGGCCGGGGGCCGCATCAGCGCCACGCAGAACGGCATCGCCATCGCCGGGGATTACATGAGCGCCGCCAGCTTCCTGGGCATCACCGGCCTGATCGCCCTGAACGGCTACGACGGCTTCATGTACTCGGTCGGGTGGTTCATCGCGTACCTGACCGTGCTGTTCATCGTGGCCGAACCGCTGCGCAACCTCGGCAAGTACACCCTGGCCGACATGCTGGTGTACCGCCTGAAAGACCCGCGCGTGCGCACCTACGCGGCCGTCAGCACCATCGTGATCAGCACCTTCTACATGATCGCGCAGGTCGTCGGGGCCGGCTCACTCATCAGCCTGCTCTCCAAGGGCGCCATCAGCGCCGACGTCGCCATTCCCCTCGTGGGCGTGCTGATGATCATCTACGTCGTCGTGGGCGGCATGCTGGCCACCACCTGGGTGCAGATCATCAAGGCCATGCTGCTGATGTTCGCCACCATCGTCATGACGGTGCTGATCCTCAACCGCTTCGGCTGGAGCTTCTCCAATCTGCTCGGGCAGGTCGAGGCGAAGAACGGCGCGGAATTCCTCGGCGCCGGCGTGAAGTACAAGAACCCCATCGACCTGATCAGCCTGTGCCTCGCGCTGGTGCTCGGCACCGCCGGCCTCCCGCACATCCTGGTGCGCTTCTTCACGGTGCCCACCGCGCAGGACGCCCGCAAGAGCGTCGTGTGGGCCATGGTCCTGATCGGCGCGTTCTACGTCATGACTGCCTTCATGGGCAACGCCGCGAACGTCCTGCTCGGCAAGGACGCCATCGAGGCCGCCAACAAGGCTGGCAACATGGCTGCGCCCCTGCTGGCACAGGCGCTGTTCGGCGGAGCCGGCACCGTCGGCGGCGAGTTCGGACTGGCCTTCGTGACCGCCGTGGCCTTCGCCACCATCCTCGCGGTCGTCGCGGGCCTCACCATCAGCGCCAGCACCAGCTTCACGCACGACATCTACAACGGCGTCCTGAAAGGCGGACAGGCCAGCGAGAAGGATCAGTTCCGCGTGGCACGTCTGGCCACCGTCGGCGTCGGCATCGCCGCCATCATCCTGGGCCTGCTCGCCAAGACGCAGAACGTCGCGTTCCTGGTTGCCCTGGCCTTCGCGCTGGCCGCCAGCGCCAACCTCCCGGTCATCCTGTTCACGCTGTTCTGGCGCAAGTTCAACGCCACCGGCGCCATGTGGGGCATCGTGGGCGGCATCCTGTTCACGGTACTGCTGATCGCCATCAGCCCGAACATCATGAAGATCGACCCGGACACCCTGACGACCGGCCGCCACCTGATCCAGGCCAACGCCATCTTCCCGCTGGAGAACCCCGGCCTGATCAGCATCCCCATGGGCTTCCTGTTCGCGTACATCGGCACCATGATCGGCGCGGGCCGCCGCAACGCAGCGCAGGATGAACGCGACTTCGAGGACATGCAGTTCCGCGCCTACACCGGCGCCGGCACCGACGGCACCGTCGCCGCGCACGACTGA
- a CDS encoding DUF485 domain-containing protein has translation MTVSSVQPGQTTAPRNAAYQQLVAQRNSFTIIMTVTFLVLYFLLPVLAGYNKPLMATKVFGNVTFGYVLAFAEFAMGWIMAYVYIVKARTFDRLAEEAKR, from the coding sequence ATGACCGTATCCAGCGTTCAGCCCGGCCAGACCACCGCCCCGAGAAACGCCGCGTACCAGCAACTGGTCGCGCAGCGGAACTCCTTCACCATCATCATGACCGTCACGTTCCTGGTGCTGTACTTCCTGCTGCCCGTCCTGGCCGGATACAACAAACCCCTGATGGCCACCAAGGTCTTCGGGAACGTCACCTTCGGCTACGTGCTCGCGTTCGCCGAGTTCGCCATGGGCTGGATCATGGCGTACGTGTACATCGTCAAGGCCCGCACCTTCGACCGCCTGGCCGAAGAGGCCAAACGATGA
- the moaA gene encoding GTP 3',8-cyclase MoaA: MLVDQLGRPLRDLRISVTDRCNLRCTYCMPADVFGPDYAFLPRAELLSFEEIERLARAFVNLGVRKLRVTGGEPTLRRDLPDLIGRLSGIGGVQDIAMTTNGLLLPRMAADLKAAGLDRVTVSIDSLDPEVFGRMNGLGTHPQRVLDGIEAALTAGLGVKINTVVQRGVNDGGLRELWLALRDLAPVRFIEFMDVGNHNGWNMDSVVPSREVLARLAGDDTHFAPVNPEYRGEVAARHTDGQGHEVGLISSVTAPFCGDCSRARISAVGTLYSCLFASGGTDLRGPMRGTPGQAALDDAGLEALIAGVWRERRDRYSEERGELTAASREARAGKVEMSHIGG; this comes from the coding sequence ATGCTCGTCGACCAGTTGGGGCGTCCCCTCCGTGACCTGCGGATCAGTGTGACTGACCGCTGCAACCTGCGCTGCACGTACTGCATGCCGGCCGACGTGTTCGGCCCGGATTACGCGTTCCTGCCGCGCGCCGAACTGCTGAGTTTCGAGGAGATCGAGCGGCTGGCGCGGGCCTTCGTGAACCTGGGGGTGCGCAAGCTGCGCGTCACGGGCGGCGAACCGACCCTGCGGCGCGACCTGCCGGACCTGATCGGGCGGCTCTCCGGTATCGGGGGCGTGCAGGACATCGCCATGACCACCAACGGGCTGCTGCTGCCGCGCATGGCGGCCGACCTGAAGGCGGCGGGCCTGGACCGCGTGACGGTCAGCATCGACAGCCTGGACCCCGAGGTGTTCGGGCGCATGAACGGGCTGGGCACGCACCCGCAGCGGGTGCTGGACGGCATCGAGGCGGCCCTGACGGCGGGCCTGGGCGTGAAGATCAACACGGTCGTGCAGCGCGGCGTGAACGACGGGGGCCTGCGTGAGCTGTGGCTGGCGCTGCGGGACCTCGCTCCGGTGCGCTTTATCGAGTTCATGGATGTGGGGAACCACAACGGCTGGAACATGGACAGCGTGGTGCCCAGCCGCGAGGTGCTGGCGCGACTGGCGGGCGACGACACGCACTTTGCGCCGGTGAATCCGGAGTACCGGGGCGAGGTGGCCGCGCGCCACACGGACGGGCAGGGGCACGAGGTGGGTCTGATCAGTTCCGTGACCGCGCCGTTCTGCGGGGACTGCTCGCGGGCGCGGATCTCGGCGGTGGGCACGCTGTACTCGTGCCTGTTCGCGTCGGGCGGGACGGACCTGCGCGGCCCGATGCGGGGCACGCCGGGGCAGGCGGCCCTGGATGACGCGGGGCTGGAGGCACTGATTGCCGGGGTGTGGCGGGAGCGCCGCGACCGGTACAGTGAGGAGCGCGGGGAACTCACGGCGGCCAGCCGCGAGGCGCGTGCCGGGAAGGTCGAGATGTCCCACATCGGCGGGTAG
- a CDS encoding GntR family transcriptional regulator, producing MAKYPLIKTTLKDRLLGGHYAEGLPLPSEPQLAREFEVSRMTARRAIDELEREGYVYRVQGAGTFPTGKRFRQGMFRVRPFKEWARHPDHRTTVLRAMQIEATPEIAIVLQIQPGDPVIFIHRLRNAGDEALVIEKRYINASLVPGLLDHNLAVESIHETMITMGVPLQRVEQNLEAVNLRQEEAELLRVPLGTAAFLLRRTTYSGQKRASYVNYWVRGDRYAFQDTFEP from the coding sequence ATGGCGAAGTACCCGCTTATCAAGACCACCCTGAAAGACCGCCTGCTCGGCGGTCACTACGCCGAGGGGCTCCCCCTGCCCAGCGAACCGCAACTTGCCCGCGAATTCGAAGTCTCCCGCATGACCGCCCGCCGCGCCATCGACGAACTGGAACGCGAAGGTTACGTCTACCGCGTCCAGGGCGCCGGCACCTTCCCCACCGGCAAACGCTTCCGCCAGGGCATGTTCCGCGTGCGCCCCTTCAAGGAATGGGCCCGCCACCCCGACCACCGCACCACCGTCCTGCGCGCCATGCAGATCGAGGCCACCCCCGAGATCGCCATCGTGCTGCAGATCCAGCCCGGCGACCCCGTCATCTTCATCCACCGCCTGCGCAACGCCGGCGACGAGGCCCTGGTCATCGAGAAACGCTACATCAACGCCTCGCTGGTCCCCGGCCTGCTCGACCACAACCTCGCCGTGGAAAGCATCCACGAAACCATGATCACCATGGGCGTGCCCCTGCAACGCGTCGAGCAGAACCTCGAGGCCGTCAACCTCCGCCAGGAAGAAGCCGAACTGCTGCGCGTCCCGCTCGGCACCGCCGCGTTCCTGCTGCGCCGCACCACGTACAGCGGCCAGAAACGCGCCAGTTACGTCAACTACTGGGTTCGCGGCGACCGCTACGCCTTCCAGGACACCTTCGAACCGTAA
- the rplT gene encoding 50S ribosomal protein L20: MPRVKTGIVRRRRHKKVLKRAKGFWGSRSKQYRNAFQTLLNAATYEYRDRRNKKRDFRRLWIQRINAGARLHGMNYSTFIGGLKKANIDLNRKVLADIAAREPEAFKALVEAAKNSK; the protein is encoded by the coding sequence ATGCCTCGCGTCAAGACCGGCATCGTCCGCCGTCGCCGTCACAAGAAGGTCCTGAAGCGCGCCAAGGGCTTCTGGGGTAGCCGCAGCAAGCAGTACCGCAACGCGTTCCAGACCCTGCTGAACGCCGCGACCTACGAGTACCGCGATCGCCGCAACAAGAAGCGTGACTTCCGTCGCCTGTGGATCCAGCGTATCAACGCCGGCGCCCGCCTGCACGGCATGAACTACAGCACCTTCATCGGTGGCCTGAAGAAGGCGAACATCGACCTGAACCGCAAGGTCCTGGCCGACATCGCCGCCCGCGAGCCCGAGGCCTTCAAGGCCCTGGTCGAAGCGGCCAAGAACAGCAAGTAA
- the rpmI gene encoding 50S ribosomal protein L35: MPKMKTLKSASRRIKITGTGKVMAFKSGKRHQNTKKSGNTIRGKGKGFVLAQSEWARMKKMLPYGGK; the protein is encoded by the coding sequence ATGCCCAAGATGAAGACCCTGAAAAGCGCCTCGCGCCGGATCAAGATCACCGGCACGGGCAAGGTGATGGCGTTCAAGAGCGGTAAGCGCCACCAGAACACCAAGAAGAGCGGCAACACCATCCGCGGCAAGGGCAAGGGCTTCGTGCTCGCCCAGAGCGAATGGGCACGCATGAAGAAGATGCTGCCCTACGGAGGTAAATAA
- a CDS encoding GNAT family N-acetyltransferase, which translates to MSTAFTLQAATPDTLADIHALHSDPAEAARRLTVTQERVRAGQLDPAWFLLLRTDGAVQGVCFVGPNARVPLFPTYRADTPADALTAFLRELRRRVSDTPDRQLLLDDTLVTPRPEEAVQAGWVPDSQHVIYRTDLRDRPHAPDPDVTAVSPDDPGVPEALRELGHPDWEAAEGWTLHALRREGQVLALGATGPGGRPGEAGLDLIGVRPAQRGRGYGARLHAHLLGVAAQTFASHTGGTDAGNHAMRRTFERNGSVLLSTQQYYRQH; encoded by the coding sequence ATGTCCACTGCTTTTACCCTTCAGGCGGCCACGCCCGACACGCTGGCCGACATTCACGCCCTGCACTCCGATCCGGCCGAGGCGGCCCGCCGGTTGACCGTCACGCAGGAGCGCGTGCGGGCCGGGCAACTCGACCCGGCGTGGTTCCTGCTGCTGCGCACTGACGGCGCCGTGCAGGGCGTGTGCTTCGTCGGGCCGAACGCCCGCGTGCCCCTGTTCCCCACCTACCGCGCGGACACGCCCGCCGACGCCCTGACCGCGTTCCTGCGTGAGTTGCGCCGCCGCGTCTCGGACACCCCCGACCGGCAACTGCTGCTGGACGACACGCTGGTCACGCCGCGCCCGGAGGAGGCGGTCCAGGCCGGCTGGGTGCCCGACTCGCAGCATGTGATCTACCGCACGGACCTGCGTGACCGGCCCCACGCGCCCGACCCGGACGTGACGGCCGTCAGTCCGGACGATCCTGGCGTTCCGGAAGCCCTGCGGGAGCTGGGTCACCCGGACTGGGAGGCCGCCGAGGGATGGACCCTGCATGCCCTGCGCCGGGAGGGTCAGGTGCTGGCCCTCGGCGCGACCGGCCCCGGCGGCCGCCCCGGCGAGGCGGGTCTCGACCTGATCGGCGTGCGGCCCGCGCAGCGTGGGCGCGGGTACGGCGCGCGGCTGCACGCGCACCTGCTGGGCGTGGCCGCGCAGACCTTCGCCTCGCACACGGGCGGCACCGACGCCGGGAACCACGCCATGCGCCGCACCTTCGAACGCAACGGCAGCGTGCTGCTCAGCACCCAGCAGTACTACCGGCAGCACTGA
- a CDS encoding alpha-amylase family protein produces MPQSDSFRTLLAGQLRQAFDDDRDADTFLLRLDRYGPELTASLQAVYGEAAPALMDRLLELMLHAYHARPADLKRLDEARLLHPDWLQEPGMLGYVAYTDRFARTLRGVRERLDYLQDLGVTYLHLMPLLQPRPGENDGGYAVADYRAVRSDLGSMDDLSALAADLRARGVSLVLDLVLNHVAQEHEWARKARAGDATYREYFHVYPDRTVPDAYERTLPEVFPDFAPGNFTWNEEAGGWVWTTFNTYQWDLNWSNPSVLAEFVDIILHLANRGVEVFRLDAIAFMWKRLGTDCQNQPEVHHITQALRACARIVAPAVAFKAEAIVAPADLIHYLGTGEHHGRVSDMAYHNSLMVQLWSSLASRDTRLFAGALRAFPPKPTSTTWGMYVRCHDDIGWAISDADASRAGLDGAAHRHFLSDFYSGEHPGTFARGMVFQFNPQTGDRRISGTAASLAGLEAALDATDPHRTDDAVRRLLLLHAVTLGFGGVPLLYMGDELALLNDYSFAAVPEHAADNRWVHRPRMDWARAADAQASPGTPHGRVNAGLRHLIRVRQGLVHLHASVESRPVPSPDPCVLLLRRDHPQGVMLAAYNFSEHTINFPAQALRDHLGDHARDHIAATAFNLGGGTVTLEPYRALWLTQS; encoded by the coding sequence ATGCCGCAATCAGACTCATTCCGGACGCTGCTGGCCGGTCAACTTCGTCAGGCCTTCGACGATGACCGCGACGCGGACACCTTCCTGCTGCGCCTCGACCGCTACGGCCCGGAACTGACGGCCAGCCTCCAGGCCGTGTACGGCGAGGCCGCGCCCGCACTGATGGACCGCCTGCTGGAACTCATGCTGCACGCCTACCACGCCCGCCCCGCCGACCTGAAACGGCTCGATGAGGCCCGGCTCCTGCACCCCGACTGGCTTCAGGAACCCGGCATGCTCGGATACGTGGCGTACACCGACCGCTTCGCCAGAACCCTCAGGGGCGTGCGCGAACGCCTGGATTACCTTCAGGACCTGGGCGTCACGTACCTGCACCTGATGCCGCTGCTGCAACCCCGCCCCGGCGAGAACGACGGCGGGTACGCCGTGGCCGACTACCGCGCCGTGCGCAGCGACCTGGGCAGCATGGACGACCTGTCCGCCCTGGCCGCCGACCTCAGGGCGCGCGGCGTGAGCCTCGTGCTGGACCTCGTGCTGAACCACGTGGCGCAGGAACACGAGTGGGCCCGCAAGGCCCGCGCCGGGGACGCCACGTACCGCGAGTACTTCCATGTCTACCCGGACCGCACCGTTCCCGACGCGTACGAACGCACCCTGCCCGAGGTCTTCCCGGACTTCGCGCCCGGCAACTTCACCTGGAACGAGGAGGCCGGCGGGTGGGTCTGGACGACCTTCAACACCTACCAGTGGGACCTGAACTGGAGTAACCCCAGCGTGCTGGCCGAGTTCGTGGACATCATCCTGCACCTCGCCAACCGGGGCGTGGAAGTCTTCCGCCTGGACGCCATCGCGTTCATGTGGAAACGCCTGGGCACCGACTGCCAGAACCAGCCGGAAGTGCATCACATCACCCAGGCCCTGCGCGCCTGCGCCCGCATCGTCGCGCCCGCCGTGGCCTTCAAGGCCGAGGCCATCGTCGCGCCCGCCGACCTGATCCACTACCTGGGCACCGGAGAGCACCACGGGCGGGTCAGTGACATGGCGTACCACAACTCGCTGATGGTGCAACTCTGGAGCAGCCTCGCCAGCCGCGACACCCGCCTGTTCGCCGGGGCGCTCCGGGCCTTCCCGCCCAAACCCACCAGCACCACCTGGGGCATGTACGTCCGCTGCCACGACGACATCGGCTGGGCCATCAGCGACGCCGACGCCAGCCGCGCCGGACTGGACGGCGCCGCCCACCGGCACTTCCTGAGCGACTTCTACAGCGGCGAGCACCCCGGCACCTTCGCGCGCGGCATGGTCTTCCAGTTCAACCCGCAGACCGGCGACCGCCGCATCAGCGGCACGGCCGCCAGCCTCGCCGGCCTGGAAGCCGCGCTGGACGCCACCGACCCCCACCGCACCGACGACGCCGTCCGCCGCCTGCTGCTGCTGCACGCCGTCACCCTGGGCTTCGGCGGCGTGCCGCTGCTGTACATGGGCGACGAACTGGCCCTCCTGAACGACTACTCGTTCGCGGCCGTGCCCGAACACGCCGCCGACAACCGCTGGGTCCACCGGCCCCGCATGGACTGGGCGCGCGCCGCCGACGCGCAGGCCAGCCCCGGCACCCCGCACGGCCGCGTGAACGCCGGACTGCGCCACCTGATCCGCGTCCGCCAGGGCCTGGTGCACCTGCACGCCAGCGTCGAGAGCCGCCCCGTGCCCAGCCCGGACCCCTGCGTGCTGCTGCTGCGCCGCGACCACCCGCAGGGCGTCATGCTGGCCGCGTACAACTTCAGCGAGCACACCATCAACTTCCCCGCGCAGGCCCTGCGTGACCACCTGGGCGACCACGCCCGCGACCACATTGCCGCGACTGCCTTCAACCTGGGCGGCGGCACGGTCACGCTCGAACCGTACCGGGCGCTGTGGCTCACGCAGAGCTGA
- a CDS encoding alpha/beta fold hydrolase: MPTIQTKHTLAPQTELYYETYGEGRPVALIHGWPLSGRMWEGQIDALRHAGYQVISYDRRGFGQSGKTATGYTYDVFASDLKDLIEALNLNDVTVVGFSMGGGEVSRYAGLFGTQYLRSAALISSVAPYLLKTTDNPDGGMAEADVEGMVQQVAANRPQFLAGFTKKFLNWDENGSKLGDEFLDFTASLYFQASPVATQECVRAFAMTDFRADLAKLTVPLLVVHGDADQIVPLEASGQRVPQYQPNAELHVMKGAPHGLNATHAEEFNRVLLDFVAR, encoded by the coding sequence ATGCCGACCATTCAGACCAAGCACACCCTGGCCCCGCAGACCGAGCTGTACTACGAAACGTACGGTGAGGGCCGCCCCGTCGCTCTGATTCACGGGTGGCCGCTGTCGGGCCGCATGTGGGAGGGGCAGATCGACGCGCTGCGTCACGCCGGGTATCAGGTGATCTCGTATGACCGCCGCGGCTTCGGCCAGAGCGGCAAGACGGCCACCGGGTACACGTACGACGTGTTCGCCAGCGACCTGAAAGACCTGATCGAGGCGCTGAACCTGAACGACGTGACGGTCGTGGGCTTCAGCATGGGCGGCGGCGAGGTCAGCCGGTACGCCGGGCTGTTCGGCACGCAGTACCTGCGTAGCGCCGCGCTGATCTCCTCGGTCGCGCCGTACCTGCTGAAAACCACCGACAACCCGGACGGCGGCATGGCGGAAGCCGACGTGGAAGGCATGGTGCAGCAGGTGGCCGCCAACCGCCCGCAGTTCCTGGCGGGATTCACGAAGAAGTTCCTGAACTGGGACGAGAACGGGAGCAAGCTGGGCGACGAGTTCCTGGACTTCACGGCCAGCCTGTACTTCCAAGCGTCCCCCGTGGCCACCCAGGAGTGCGTGCGCGCGTTCGCCATGACGGACTTCCGCGCAGACCTCGCGAAGCTGACGGTGCCGCTGCTGGTCGTGCACGGTGACGCCGATCAGATCGTGCCGCTGGAGGCGAGCGGTCAGCGCGTGCCGCAGTACCAGCCGAACGCAGAGCTGCACGTGATGAAGGGCGCGCCGCACGGCCTGAACGCCACGCACGCCGAGGAGTTCAACCGGGTGCTGCTGGACTTCGTGGCCCGCTGA
- a CDS encoding DUF2171 domain-containing protein, with the protein MTQNQTGEITDRIAQDLQARLAKEGEHMQVKDVNGEHVGTVDHLQDGKLKLTKTDSTDGKHHFIELSQVESMDEVAVYLNVPHSAIA; encoded by the coding sequence ATGACTCAGAACCAGACCGGAGAAATCACCGACCGTATCGCTCAGGATCTCCAGGCTCGCCTGGCGAAGGAAGGCGAGCACATGCAGGTCAAGGACGTGAACGGCGAGCACGTCGGGACCGTCGATCACCTGCAGGACGGCAAGCTGAAGCTCACGAAGACCGATTCCACGGACGGCAAGCATCACTTCATCGAGCTGTCGCAGGTCGAGAGCATGGACGAGGTCGCCGTTTACCTGAACGTGCCCCACAGCGCCATCGCCTGA
- the proS gene encoding proline--tRNA ligase, which produces MTKDGGKQDKKAQQYGVTPQSTDFNDWYNEVVKKADLADNSPVAGAMVVRPYGSALWENIQRWLDDRFKATGHESLIFPTLIPMGFITKEADHVEGFAPELFTVNKIGTEELAEPYVMRPTSETIIGHMWSGWLNSYRDLPFLHYQWGSVFRAELRTKAFLRTSEFYWHEGHTAHADETEARGEVRQMLDIYHEFCRDVLALPVVRGEKTASERFAGAVATYSIEGMMRDGKALQSGTSHYLGQNFSRAFDVKFQTREQKEELAHTTSWAISSRIIGAIIMTHGDDFGLIMPPRIAPIQVVVIPVGRKDNFDEMVAEGEKLAAELRAQGVKVKVDKRDGVTNGFKYNDWELKGVPVRIELGPRDLESGVVVVKNRNGDEKETLPRAEAVAGMNARLDGIHDWLLERATTFMLEHTVPVDDFETFAAKIEEGNWVRAYHCGDADCEKSIKEATKATTRNVPLDDAEFFNEPGEGQCVKCARPSAYGKRVIFGRQY; this is translated from the coding sequence ATGACTAAGGACGGCGGCAAACAGGATAAGAAGGCGCAGCAGTACGGCGTGACGCCCCAGAGCACGGATTTCAACGACTGGTACAACGAGGTCGTGAAGAAGGCCGATCTGGCCGACAACAGCCCCGTGGCGGGCGCGATGGTCGTGCGCCCGTACGGCAGTGCGCTGTGGGAGAACATTCAGCGGTGGCTGGACGACCGGTTCAAGGCGACGGGGCACGAGTCGCTGATCTTCCCCACGCTGATCCCCATGGGGTTCATTACCAAGGAAGCGGATCACGTGGAGGGTTTCGCGCCGGAGCTGTTCACGGTGAACAAGATCGGCACCGAGGAACTGGCCGAGCCGTACGTGATGCGCCCCACCAGCGAGACGATCATCGGGCACATGTGGAGCGGCTGGCTGAACTCCTACCGTGACCTACCGTTCCTGCACTACCAGTGGGGCAGCGTGTTCCGCGCGGAACTGCGCACCAAGGCGTTCCTGCGCACGTCAGAGTTCTACTGGCACGAGGGGCACACCGCGCACGCCGACGAGACCGAGGCGCGCGGCGAGGTGCGGCAGATGCTGGACATCTACCACGAGTTCTGCCGGGACGTGCTGGCCCTGCCCGTGGTGCGCGGCGAGAAGACCGCCAGCGAACGCTTTGCCGGGGCGGTCGCGACGTACTCCATCGAGGGCATGATGCGCGACGGGAAGGCCCTCCAGAGCGGCACCAGTCACTACCTGGGCCAGAACTTCAGCCGGGCGTTCGACGTGAAATTCCAGACGCGCGAGCAGAAGGAAGAACTGGCGCACACGACCTCCTGGGCCATTTCGAGCCGCATCATCGGGGCGATCATCATGACGCACGGTGACGACTTCGGGCTGATCATGCCGCCCCGCATCGCGCCCATTCAGGTGGTCGTGATTCCGGTGGGCCGCAAGGACAACTTCGACGAGATGGTTGCCGAGGGCGAGAAGCTGGCCGCCGAACTGCGCGCCCAGGGTGTGAAGGTCAAGGTCGATAAACGCGACGGCGTGACGAACGGCTTCAAGTACAACGACTGGGAACTCAAGGGCGTGCCCGTGCGCATCGAACTCGGCCCCCGCGACCTGGAGAGCGGCGTGGTCGTCGTGAAGAACCGCAACGGCGACGAGAAGGAAACCCTGCCCCGCGCCGAAGCCGTGGCGGGAATGAACGCCCGCCTGGACGGCATTCACGACTGGCTGCTGGAACGCGCCACGACCTTCATGCTGGAACACACCGTTCCCGTGGACGACTTCGAGACGTTCGCCGCGAAGATCGAGGAAGGCAACTGGGTGCGCGCGTACCACTGCGGCGACGCCGACTGCGAGAAGAGCATCAAGGAGGCCACCAAGGCCACCACCCGCAACGTCCCCCTGGACGACGCGGAGTTCTTCAACGAGCCGGGCGAGGGCCAGTGCGTGAAGTGCGCCAGGCCCAGCGCCTACGGCAAACGCGTGATCTTCGGCCGCCAGTACTGA
- a CDS encoding GNAT family N-acetyltransferase: MDLRPASPADLPALTDAFRATFGAAPWNEAWTDESARAALGDLLAMPRSAALVAWDGAVCAGAVLGRDQVRDSFLSHEVQEMFVRPERQRGGVGRALLDAHLAAAAARGVTNVSLLTARESPAEAFYSHLGFRRAGRMVLLVRP; this comes from the coding sequence ATGGATCTCCGTCCCGCCTCCCCGGCTGATCTGCCTGCCCTGACCGACGCGTTCCGTGCGACGTTCGGCGCGGCGCCGTGGAACGAGGCGTGGACGGACGAATCGGCCCGCGCGGCCCTGGGGGACCTGCTCGCCATGCCGCGCAGCGCGGCGCTGGTCGCCTGGGACGGGGCCGTGTGCGCGGGGGCGGTGCTGGGACGCGATCAGGTGCGGGATTCGTTCCTGTCGCACGAGGTGCAGGAGATGTTCGTGCGGCCCGAACGGCAGCGCGGCGGGGTGGGCCGGGCGCTGCTGGACGCGCATCTGGCGGCTGCTGCGGCGCGTGGGGTGACGAACGTGTCGCTCCTGACCGCGCGGGAGTCACCGGCCGAGGCGTTCTACAGCCACCTCGGGTTCCGGCGGGCGGGGCGGATGGTGCTGCTGGTCCGCCCGTAA